A genomic region of Micromonospora sp. NBC_01796 contains the following coding sequences:
- a CDS encoding polynucleotide kinase-phosphatase, protein MTALDIPELALVALVGISGSGKSTFARRHFAPTQVLSSDAFRAMVADDENDQSASAEAFDVLHYVAGKRLRAGRLTVVDATNLQSHARAGLVRVAREHDVLPVAVVLDAPEPLCWERTQARADRTFGRQVLGRMQRDLRRSIGQLTREGFRKVHVLRGVEEIDAATISYERMFNDRKELTGPFDIVGDVHGCRDELETLLGRLGWTLHRDPQGRPVDATHPAGRTAVFVGDLVDRGPDSPGVLRLVMGMVAAGHAICVPGNHEQKLLRKLRGRDVQITHGLAETLEQLDREDPAFVAEASAFIDGLVSHYLLDGGRLVVAHAGLKEEYQGRASGRVRAFALFGETTGETDEYGLPVRYPWARDYRGSAMVVYGHTPTPTPEWVNNTICIDTGCVFGGTLTALRYPERDLVSVPAAKEYYAPVRPLVSTPAVEPDRAEGTLDLGDVTGRRHLDYGYGKLTVDAEQAAAALEVMGRFAVDPRALPWLPPTMAPCSTAELDGFLEHPAQAFADYRAAGVDRVVCEEKHMGSRAVVLVCREADDNRFGPAGGAVYTRTGRPFFGEPLDAGVLAKVRAAATGAGLWAELDTDWLLLDTELLPWSAKATGLIREQYASVGAAGGAVLPAVLDALDAAAGRGLPVGDLRDRMARRSTDLARYTEAYRAYVHPSDGLDGVTLAPFALLASAGATHTGRDHGWHLAVADRLHEADPVFFTPTRRRVVDLADEAAVRDATDWWLELTAAGGEGMVVKPYAGPAAVDGRGRLLQPGVKCRGREYLRIIYGPEYTEPEQLSVLRKRSLGRKRGLALREHGLGLAALDRLAEGAPLWRRHELVFAILACESEPVDPRL, encoded by the coding sequence ATGACCGCCCTCGACATTCCCGAGCTGGCCCTGGTCGCCCTGGTCGGCATCTCCGGTTCGGGCAAGTCGACCTTCGCCCGCCGGCACTTCGCACCCACCCAGGTGCTCTCCTCGGACGCGTTCCGGGCGATGGTGGCCGACGACGAGAACGACCAGTCCGCGTCCGCCGAGGCGTTCGACGTGCTGCACTACGTGGCCGGCAAGCGGCTGCGCGCCGGTCGGCTGACCGTGGTCGACGCGACCAACCTCCAGTCGCACGCCCGCGCCGGCCTGGTACGGGTGGCCCGCGAGCACGACGTACTGCCGGTGGCGGTGGTGCTCGACGCGCCGGAGCCACTGTGCTGGGAACGGACCCAGGCCCGAGCCGACCGGACCTTCGGGCGCCAGGTGCTCGGCCGGATGCAGCGCGACCTGCGCCGGTCGATCGGGCAGTTGACGCGCGAGGGCTTCCGGAAGGTGCACGTGCTGCGCGGGGTCGAGGAGATCGACGCCGCCACCATCTCCTACGAGCGGATGTTCAACGACCGCAAGGAACTGACCGGCCCGTTCGACATCGTCGGCGACGTACACGGGTGCCGGGACGAGCTGGAGACGCTGCTGGGCCGGCTCGGTTGGACCCTGCACCGGGACCCGCAGGGACGGCCGGTCGACGCCACGCACCCGGCGGGGCGTACCGCCGTTTTTGTCGGTGACCTGGTCGACCGCGGCCCGGACTCGCCCGGTGTGCTCCGCCTGGTGATGGGCATGGTCGCCGCCGGGCACGCGATCTGCGTGCCCGGAAACCACGAGCAGAAGCTGCTCCGCAAGCTGCGCGGGCGCGACGTGCAGATCACCCACGGGCTCGCCGAGACGCTGGAGCAGCTCGACCGGGAGGACCCGGCGTTTGTCGCCGAGGCGTCCGCGTTCATCGACGGCCTGGTCAGCCACTACCTGCTCGACGGCGGCCGGCTGGTGGTCGCGCACGCCGGCCTGAAGGAGGAGTACCAGGGCCGGGCATCGGGACGGGTACGGGCGTTCGCGCTCTTCGGCGAGACCACCGGCGAAACCGACGAGTACGGCCTGCCGGTGCGCTACCCGTGGGCCCGTGACTACCGGGGTTCCGCCATGGTCGTCTACGGCCACACCCCGACCCCGACCCCGGAATGGGTCAACAACACCATCTGCATCGACACCGGCTGCGTCTTTGGCGGCACCCTGACCGCGCTGCGCTACCCGGAGCGGGACCTGGTCTCGGTGCCGGCCGCCAAGGAGTACTACGCCCCGGTCCGGCCCCTGGTCAGCACGCCGGCCGTCGAGCCGGACCGGGCCGAGGGCACCCTCGACCTGGGCGACGTGACCGGGCGACGGCACCTCGACTACGGGTACGGCAAGCTCACCGTGGACGCCGAACAGGCCGCCGCCGCACTGGAGGTGATGGGCCGGTTCGCGGTGGATCCGCGCGCCCTGCCGTGGCTGCCGCCGACCATGGCACCCTGCTCGACCGCCGAGCTGGACGGCTTCCTGGAGCACCCGGCGCAGGCGTTCGCCGACTACCGGGCGGCCGGCGTCGACCGGGTGGTCTGCGAGGAGAAGCACATGGGCTCCCGCGCGGTGGTGCTGGTCTGCCGGGAGGCCGACGACAACCGGTTCGGCCCGGCCGGCGGGGCGGTCTACACCCGTACCGGTCGTCCGTTCTTCGGTGAGCCGCTGGACGCGGGCGTGCTGGCGAAGGTACGGGCGGCGGCCACCGGTGCCGGGCTCTGGGCCGAGTTGGACACCGACTGGTTGCTGCTCGACACCGAACTGCTGCCCTGGTCGGCGAAGGCGACCGGCCTGATCCGGGAGCAGTACGCCAGCGTCGGCGCGGCGGGCGGGGCGGTGCTGCCGGCGGTCCTCGACGCGCTGGACGCGGCGGCCGGACGCGGCCTGCCAGTGGGCGACCTGCGGGACCGGATGGCCCGCCGGTCAACCGACCTGGCCCGCTACACCGAGGCCTACCGGGCGTACGTGCACCCCTCCGACGGGCTCGACGGGGTGACACTCGCCCCGTTCGCGCTGCTCGCGAGCGCGGGGGCGACGCACACCGGTCGGGACCACGGGTGGCACCTGGCGGTGGCCGATCGGCTGCACGAGGCCGACCCGGTGTTCTTCACCCCCACCCGGCGCCGGGTGGTCGACCTCGCCGACGAGGCGGCGGTACGCGACGCCACCGACTGGTGGCTGGAGCTGACCGCCGCCGGTGGCGAGGGCATGGTGGTCAAGCCGTACGCCGGACCGGCCGCCGTCGACGGGCGGGGTCGGTTGCTGCAGCCGGGGGTGAAGTGCCGGGGCCGGGAGTACCTGCGGATCATCTACGGGCCGGAGTACACCGAGCCGGAGCAGTTGTCGGTGCTCCGCAAGCGGTCGCTGGGACGCAAGCGCGGGTTGGCGCTGCGCGAGCACGGCCTCGGTCTGGCCGCGCTGGACCGGTTGGCCGAGGGTGCCCCGCTGTGGCGGCGGCACGAGCTGGTCTTCGCCATCCTGGCCTGCGAGTCCGAGCCGGTGGACCCTCGGTTGTAA
- a CDS encoding SigE family RNA polymerase sigma factor yields MTYADFADTRLTALLRYAVLLTGDPHLAQDLVQETMVRVQLNWRRVARADSPDRYVRRMLTNQYLDWQRGSWFKRVLLRADPGEPPVAAVDHAQTAADRDQIWGWLTRLPRRQRAALVLRFYEDLPDAEIAEVLGCAVGTVRASISRALATLRAELVETS; encoded by the coding sequence GTGACATACGCGGACTTCGCCGACACCCGGCTCACCGCGCTGCTGCGGTACGCGGTGCTGTTGACCGGAGACCCCCACCTCGCCCAGGACCTGGTCCAGGAAACGATGGTGCGGGTCCAGCTCAACTGGCGCCGGGTGGCCCGGGCAGACTCGCCCGACCGCTACGTACGCCGGATGCTGACCAACCAGTACCTCGACTGGCAGCGCGGCTCGTGGTTCAAACGGGTGCTGCTGCGCGCCGACCCCGGTGAGCCGCCGGTCGCGGCGGTCGACCACGCGCAGACCGCCGCCGACCGGGACCAGATCTGGGGCTGGTTGACCCGACTACCCCGGCGGCAGCGGGCCGCCCTGGTGCTGCGCTTCTACGAGGACCTCCCCGACGCCGAGATCGCCGAGGTACTCGGCTGTGCGGTCGGGACGGTACGGGCGTCGATCTCCCGTGCCCTGGCCACCCTTCGTGCCGAGCTGGTGGAGACAAGCTGA
- a CDS encoding 3' terminal RNA ribose 2'-O-methyltransferase Hen1: MLAEIIQDVLLTVSTTHRPATDLGYLLVKHPDRQHSFDVPTGTAHVFYPQADEDRCTAALLLDVDPLRLTAARGRGRGRGAGSTPEGFTLGQYVNDRPYAASSLLSSALAKVFRSALHGASKDRPELAATPIPLEIGVPVLRCRGGAGLANLLFAPLGWTVTADAIPLDSTRPDWGDSRYVALTLRGTLRVADALNQLYVLLPVLDDAKHYWVAPDEIDKLLRAGEGWLARHPERGLITRRYLAHRRALAGAALARLAELRLIDDNAEPDTVDVADDAGSDEDANLPAEARRQPLAVRRRAAVLAALAQVGAGRVLDLGCGGGALLADLIRDRRYTEIVGTDVSHRALSMAQRRLRLDRLPQRQQDRIKLWQSALTYRDDRLRGYDAAVLMEVVEHLDPPRLPALEGAVFGHAQPTTVVVTTPNSEYNVRYEGMAAGSMRHHDHRFEWSRAEFADWVNRVATGYGYTATITGVGDDDPVVGAPTQLAIFTRYAGTTANPAETAATAPTVDTSKEGTA; the protein is encoded by the coding sequence ATGCTGGCTGAGATCATCCAGGATGTGCTGCTCACCGTCTCCACCACCCACCGTCCCGCGACCGACCTCGGCTATCTGCTGGTCAAGCACCCGGACCGGCAGCATTCGTTCGACGTACCGACGGGGACGGCGCACGTGTTCTACCCACAGGCGGACGAGGACCGGTGCACCGCCGCACTGCTGCTCGACGTCGACCCGCTGCGGCTGACCGCCGCGCGGGGCAGGGGCCGTGGCCGGGGTGCCGGCAGCACCCCCGAGGGCTTCACCCTCGGCCAGTACGTCAACGACCGGCCGTACGCGGCGTCGAGCCTGCTCTCCTCCGCCCTGGCCAAGGTGTTCCGCTCCGCCCTGCACGGCGCCTCGAAGGACCGGCCGGAGTTGGCGGCGACCCCGATCCCGCTGGAGATCGGCGTGCCGGTGCTGCGTTGCCGGGGCGGTGCCGGATTGGCGAACCTGCTGTTCGCCCCGCTGGGCTGGACGGTGACCGCGGACGCGATCCCGCTCGACTCGACCCGTCCGGACTGGGGCGACAGCCGGTACGTCGCGCTCACCCTGCGCGGCACGCTCCGGGTCGCCGACGCGCTGAACCAGCTCTACGTGCTGCTGCCGGTGCTCGACGACGCCAAGCACTACTGGGTGGCGCCGGACGAGATCGACAAGCTGCTCCGGGCCGGTGAGGGCTGGCTCGCCCGGCACCCCGAGCGGGGGCTCATCACCCGGCGGTACCTGGCCCACCGCCGGGCACTGGCCGGGGCGGCCCTGGCCCGGCTGGCCGAGCTGCGCCTGATCGACGACAACGCCGAGCCGGACACTGTGGACGTTGCGGACGATGCCGGCTCCGACGAGGACGCCAACCTGCCCGCCGAGGCCCGCCGCCAGCCCCTGGCCGTACGCCGCCGGGCGGCCGTACTGGCGGCGCTGGCGCAGGTCGGGGCGGGTCGCGTACTGGACCTGGGTTGTGGTGGTGGGGCACTGCTGGCCGACCTGATCCGGGACCGGCGCTACACCGAGATCGTCGGCACCGACGTGTCGCACCGGGCGCTGTCGATGGCGCAGCGGCGGCTCCGGCTGGACCGGTTGCCGCAGCGTCAGCAGGACCGGATCAAGCTGTGGCAGTCCGCCCTGACCTACCGCGACGACCGGCTGCGCGGGTACGACGCTGCGGTGCTGATGGAGGTCGTCGAGCACCTGGACCCACCCCGCCTGCCCGCGCTGGAGGGTGCGGTCTTCGGTCACGCCCAGCCGACCACCGTTGTGGTCACCACGCCGAACTCCGAGTACAACGTCCGGTACGAGGGCATGGCGGCCGGTTCGATGCGGCACCACGACCACCGGTTCGAGTGGAGCCGGGCCGAGTTCGCCGACTGGGTGAACCGGGTCGCGACCGGCTACGGCTACACCGCGACGATCACCGGCGTCGGTGACGACGACCCGGTCGTCGGCGCACCCACCCAGCTCGCGATCTTCACCCGGTACGCCGGGACGACCGCGAACCCAGCCGAGACCGCAGCCACCGCACCGACCGTCGACACCTCGAAGGAGGGGACCGCATGA
- the fbaA gene encoding class II fructose-bisphosphate aldolase, translated as MPIASPEVYAEMLDRAKAGRFAYPAINVTSSQTLNAALRGFADAESDGIIQVSTGGAEYLSGPSIKDMVGGSVAFALFATEVAKKYGVNIALHTDHCPKNKLDGFVRPLMAISKERVARGEAPLFQSHMWDGSAVPVAENLEIAAGLLDDAAAAHVVLEIEVGVVGGEEDGVEGAIDDKLYTTVSDGLQMVEALGLGEKGRYMAALTFGNVHGVYKPGNVKLRPEILNEIQQAVGAKYGKDKPLSLVFHGGSGSLLEEIREALDYGVVKMNIDTDTQYAFSRPVADHMFRNYDGVLKVDGEVGNKKLYDPRVWGKAAESGLAQRVVEACEHLRSTGTTLAR; from the coding sequence ATGCCCATTGCTTCCCCCGAGGTCTACGCCGAGATGCTGGACCGCGCCAAGGCGGGCCGGTTCGCATATCCCGCGATCAACGTGACGTCCTCGCAGACGCTCAACGCCGCACTGCGCGGATTCGCCGACGCGGAGAGCGATGGCATCATCCAGGTCTCCACCGGCGGTGCCGAGTACCTCTCCGGTCCCTCGATCAAGGACATGGTCGGCGGTTCGGTCGCGTTCGCGCTGTTCGCCACCGAGGTCGCCAAGAAGTACGGCGTCAACATCGCGCTGCACACCGACCACTGCCCCAAGAACAAGCTCGACGGGTTCGTCCGCCCGCTGATGGCGATCTCCAAGGAGCGGGTGGCCCGGGGCGAGGCCCCGCTGTTCCAGTCGCACATGTGGGACGGCTCGGCCGTACCGGTGGCGGAGAACCTGGAGATCGCGGCCGGGCTGCTGGACGACGCCGCCGCCGCGCACGTCGTACTCGAGATCGAGGTCGGCGTGGTCGGTGGCGAGGAGGACGGGGTCGAGGGCGCGATCGACGACAAGCTCTACACCACCGTCTCCGACGGTCTCCAGATGGTCGAGGCGCTCGGCCTGGGCGAGAAGGGCCGCTACATGGCGGCGCTGACCTTCGGCAACGTGCACGGGGTCTACAAGCCGGGCAACGTCAAGCTCCGCCCGGAGATCCTCAACGAGATCCAGCAGGCGGTCGGCGCCAAGTACGGCAAGGACAAGCCGCTCAGCCTGGTCTTCCACGGCGGCTCCGGGTCGCTCCTGGAGGAGATCCGGGAAGCCCTGGACTACGGCGTGGTGAAGATGAACATCGACACCGACACCCAGTACGCGTTCAGCCGCCCGGTCGCGGACCACATGTTCCGCAACTACGACGGTGTGCTCAAGGTGGACGGCGAGGTCGGCAACAAGAAGCTGTACGACCCTCGCGTCTGGGGCAAGGCGGCCGAGTCCGGTCTCGCCCAGCGGGTGGTCGAGGCGTGCGAGCACCTGCGCTCCACCGGCACCACCCTCGCCCGCTGA
- a CDS encoding LCP family protein encodes MIEEELRATFARHEELAPPVGPLRTAIDRIAARRRRRRLTVRTTGAALAVLAVVGIPVLGRGLVPAPAQVEQLAEATSPPAGADGALNFLLLGVEGQDQNNGRADSVLIVHVPRDRSRAYLVSIPRDLAADIPGHGVGKLSESFQLGSTRSGGGADLPGGARLTAQTVTGLTGLTFDGTGVLTFDGLRQLTDAVGGVELCLPAPVQSLHTRRIFPAGCQRLDGAAAIDLLRQRYALPVGAHDRDRNAQRFASALAEKMTSTDVLTNPVRVSKILQAVGDGLVTDIGKSSLASLLPTMVQVAGAEPVGIGWNFDNAPTDSSGSLSLDPAAGDDLFAALRGDTLPEWVKAHPDRVTR; translated from the coding sequence ATGATCGAGGAAGAGTTGCGGGCGACGTTCGCCCGACACGAGGAACTGGCGCCGCCGGTCGGACCACTGCGTACGGCCATCGACCGGATCGCCGCCCGGCGTCGGCGCCGCCGCCTGACCGTGCGTACGACCGGCGCTGCGCTGGCCGTACTGGCCGTGGTCGGGATACCGGTGCTGGGACGGGGCCTGGTCCCGGCTCCGGCGCAGGTCGAACAGCTTGCGGAGGCAACGAGCCCACCGGCCGGAGCGGACGGGGCACTGAACTTCCTGCTCCTCGGGGTCGAGGGCCAGGACCAGAACAACGGCCGGGCCGACTCGGTGCTGATCGTCCACGTGCCGCGCGACCGCAGTCGGGCGTACCTCGTCTCGATCCCGCGTGACCTCGCAGCCGACATTCCCGGTCACGGGGTCGGCAAGCTGTCCGAGTCGTTCCAGCTCGGCAGCACCCGGTCGGGTGGCGGCGCGGACCTGCCCGGCGGGGCCCGACTGACCGCGCAGACGGTCACCGGCCTGACCGGTCTGACCTTCGACGGGACCGGGGTGCTCACCTTCGACGGGCTGCGCCAGCTCACCGACGCCGTCGGTGGGGTCGAACTCTGCCTGCCCGCCCCGGTGCAGTCCCTGCACACCCGGCGGATATTCCCGGCCGGATGCCAGCGGCTCGACGGTGCCGCCGCGATCGACCTGCTCCGGCAGCGGTACGCCCTGCCGGTGGGCGCGCACGACCGGGATCGCAACGCCCAGCGGTTCGCGTCCGCTCTGGCGGAGAAGATGACCAGCACCGACGTGCTGACGAACCCGGTCCGGGTGTCGAAGATCCTTCAGGCCGTCGGCGACGGACTCGTCACCGACATCGGTAAGTCGTCGCTCGCGAGCCTGCTGCCGACCATGGTCCAGGTGGCCGGGGCGGAGCCGGTGGGGATCGGCTGGAATTTCGACAACGCCCCGACCGACAGCTCGGGATCCCTCTCCCTGGACCCGGCCGCCGGTGACGACCTGTTCGCCGCCCTGCGCGGCGACACCCTGCCGGAGTGGGTGAAAGCCCATCCGGACCGGGTCACCCGCTGA
- a CDS encoding class II aldolase/adducin family protein — protein sequence MNDNLIGDLCAQLARVGRDVVRSGLVVGSGGNLSVRVSGTDSCWVTAAGTWLDRLDRSDFVQVGITDGAVRDESGSGMPAPVPTSELALHLATYRARPDVRAIVHLHPQHALLLDALGERIRLVTTDHAFYLRRVALVPFRPPGSAELAELAASAAADGTNCLVLSRHGCSVLAESVELAHKRAVNLEEAARLTYHALVAGRLDDLTELPPDLLDRI from the coding sequence GTGAACGACAACCTCATCGGTGACCTGTGCGCGCAACTCGCCCGGGTCGGCCGGGACGTGGTGCGCTCCGGCCTCGTGGTGGGCTCCGGCGGGAACCTCTCCGTCCGGGTGTCCGGCACGGACTCGTGCTGGGTCACCGCGGCCGGCACCTGGCTGGACCGGCTCGACCGGTCCGACTTCGTCCAGGTCGGCATCACCGACGGCGCGGTACGCGACGAGAGCGGCTCCGGCATGCCCGCGCCCGTACCGACGAGTGAGTTGGCGCTGCACCTCGCCACCTATCGGGCCCGTCCGGACGTACGGGCGATCGTGCACCTGCACCCGCAGCATGCGCTGCTGCTCGATGCCCTGGGTGAACGTATCCGGCTGGTCACCACCGATCATGCCTTCTATCTGCGTCGGGTCGCCCTGGTGCCGTTCCGGCCACCGGGCTCGGCGGAACTGGCCGAACTCGCCGCCTCGGCGGCGGCCGACGGCACCAACTGTCTGGTGTTGAGCCGGCACGGCTGTTCGGTCCTGGCCGAGAGCGTGGAACTGGCCCACAAACGGGCGGTCAATCTCGAAGAGGCCGCCCGGCTGACCTACCACGCCCTGGTCGCCGGCCGGCTCGACGACCTGACCGAGCTTCCGCCCGACCTCCTCGACCGGATCTGA
- a CDS encoding LCP family protein, with translation MSGGAYAFTQVAIEKATSKITQATLLDGEAVAVPATPGPAGKKIDGPLNLLLVGIDVRPGWDAGARADTIMIVHIPASHDQAYLVSIPRDWRVPIPANPETNYRGGTDKINAAFEFGYRGEGTELEKRARGFKLLARTLNKQIGITFNGAALIDFQGFQSVIRELGGVDMCIDQRASSIHLAYDRNGKLVPIKFNEATHRVFDVPPGGKVVVHEVGCRPMSAELALDYARIRYGLPKTDYDRQRHQQQLIKAIAKKATSAGVVTNPAKIGRVITAAGKAFILDTQGVSIEDFVFTLKGVAANDMAVLKTNQGNFAEVRLNGISYQRLTDESMAMLHAARDGTLDEFVRTHPDVVAPKTG, from the coding sequence ATGAGCGGGGGAGCGTACGCGTTCACCCAGGTCGCGATCGAGAAGGCGACCTCGAAGATCACCCAGGCCACCCTGCTCGACGGCGAGGCGGTGGCGGTGCCGGCGACCCCCGGTCCGGCCGGGAAGAAGATCGACGGCCCGCTCAACCTGCTCCTGGTCGGTATCGACGTCCGGCCCGGCTGGGACGCCGGGGCCAGGGCCGACACGATCATGATCGTGCACATCCCGGCCAGCCACGACCAGGCGTACCTGGTCTCGATTCCGCGCGACTGGCGGGTGCCGATCCCGGCGAACCCCGAGACCAACTACCGGGGCGGGACCGACAAGATCAACGCCGCGTTCGAGTTCGGCTACCGGGGCGAGGGTACGGAACTCGAAAAGCGGGCCCGGGGCTTCAAGCTGCTTGCCCGGACCCTGAACAAGCAGATCGGGATCACCTTCAACGGTGCCGCCCTGATCGACTTCCAGGGCTTCCAGTCGGTCATCCGGGAGCTGGGCGGGGTCGACATGTGCATCGACCAGCGCGCCTCCTCGATCCACCTGGCCTACGACCGCAACGGCAAGCTCGTGCCGATCAAGTTCAACGAGGCCACCCACCGGGTCTTCGACGTACCCCCGGGCGGCAAGGTCGTCGTGCACGAGGTCGGGTGCCGGCCGATGTCCGCGGAACTCGCCCTCGACTACGCCCGGATCCGGTACGGCCTGCCGAAGACCGACTACGACCGGCAGCGCCACCAGCAACAGCTCATCAAGGCCATCGCCAAGAAGGCCACCAGCGCGGGTGTGGTCACCAACCCCGCGAAGATCGGTCGGGTGATCACCGCGGCCGGCAAGGCGTTCATCCTCGACACCCAAGGTGTGTCCATAGAGGACTTCGTGTTCACCCTCAAGGGCGTCGCCGCGAACGACATGGCCGTACTCAAGACGAACCAGGGCAACTTCGCCGAGGTGCGGCTCAACGGCATCTCGTACCAGCGGCTGACCGACGAGTCGATGGCGATGCTGCACGCCGCACGCGACGGCACCCTGGACGAGTTCGTCCGTACCCACCCCGACGTGGTCGCGCCGAAGACCGGCTGA
- a CDS encoding phage holin family protein — translation MGYLIRLVITAVALWVTTAVVPGIDVSGRSTGENALTLLVVAVIFGVVNMVLKPIIRVVGCVFYVLTLGLFALVVNALLFLLTDWIAGEFDLPFHVNGFWAAFWGAIVVAVVSWLISVFVPDRFDRR, via the coding sequence GTGGGCTACCTGATCCGGCTGGTGATCACCGCTGTCGCGCTGTGGGTCACCACCGCGGTGGTGCCCGGCATCGACGTGTCCGGCCGGTCAACCGGGGAGAACGCGTTGACGCTGCTGGTCGTCGCGGTGATCTTCGGCGTGGTCAACATGGTGCTGAAGCCGATCATCCGGGTGGTCGGATGCGTGTTCTACGTCCTCACCCTGGGGCTGTTCGCCCTGGTCGTGAACGCGCTGCTGTTCCTGTTGACCGACTGGATCGCCGGCGAGTTCGACCTGCCGTTCCACGTGAACGGCTTCTGGGCGGCCTTCTGGGGAGCCATCGTGGTGGCGGTGGTGAGCTGGTTGATCAGCGTCTTCGTACCGGACCGGTTCGACCGCCGATGA
- a CDS encoding DedA family protein, producing MPTPTTTLAMGPEFLDPEWLISTFGLLGILAIVFAESGLLIGFFLPGDSLLFTTGLLTSDGQYITYPIWLVCLLITIAAIAGDQVGYLFGRRVGPALFRRPNSRLFKQENLLKAHEFFDKYGARSIVLARFVPIVRTFTPIVAGVSKMNYRTFVIYNVIGGTLWGTGVTLLGYFLGQIDFVKANIEIILILIVVISVVPIAIELLRARMAARRGTTPAEQAALDEAARESQQHRP from the coding sequence GTGCCGACGCCCACCACCACGCTGGCCATGGGCCCTGAGTTCCTGGACCCGGAGTGGCTGATCTCGACCTTCGGGCTGCTCGGCATCCTGGCCATCGTGTTCGCCGAGTCCGGGCTGCTGATCGGGTTCTTCCTGCCCGGTGACTCGCTGCTGTTCACCACCGGCCTGCTGACCTCGGACGGGCAGTACATCACGTACCCGATCTGGCTGGTCTGCCTGCTGATCACGATCGCGGCGATCGCGGGTGACCAGGTGGGCTACCTGTTCGGCCGGCGGGTCGGGCCGGCGCTGTTCCGCCGCCCGAACTCGCGGCTGTTCAAGCAGGAGAACCTGCTCAAGGCGCACGAGTTCTTCGACAAGTACGGCGCCCGGTCGATCGTGCTGGCCCGGTTCGTGCCGATCGTGCGGACCTTCACCCCGATCGTGGCCGGGGTCAGCAAGATGAACTACCGCACGTTCGTGATCTACAACGTCATCGGCGGCACCCTCTGGGGCACCGGGGTCACCCTGCTCGGTTACTTCCTCGGCCAGATCGACTTCGTCAAGGCGAACATCGAGATCATCCTGATCCTGATCGTGGTGATCTCGGTGGTGCCGATCGCGATCGAGCTGCTCCGGGCCCGGATGGCCGCCCGTCGCGGAACCACCCCGGCCGAGCAGGCCGCACTGGACGAGGCCGCGCGCGAGAGCCAGCAGCACCGCCCCTGA